In bacterium, a single genomic region encodes these proteins:
- the truA gene encoding tRNA pseudouridine(38-40) synthase TruA, whose translation MKNIKITLAYNGTNYHGWQIQPNGITVQSVIEKSLERLFKGQIKVIGQGRTDTGVHAIGQVASFKLPAIALKNMKISQIKDALNSVLPQDIAVTNVESVSLDFHPRFDAKDRIYRYIVYNDGNKQVLGQSFFYSYQYKLDLSKMRKGAKYLVGEHDFSSFQCKKTDNENPVRTIKKLTIARRDFVASNFLKLKNKAVVFEVTANAFLYNMVRIIVGTLLDIGRCRIEPQNIKKILAGRDRNLAGETVPACGLCLIAVHY comes from the coding sequence TTGAAAAATATAAAAATTACACTTGCTTATAATGGAACTAATTATCACGGCTGGCAGATTCAACCGAATGGGATTACAGTTCAATCAGTTATAGAAAAGAGCCTTGAGAGGCTATTTAAAGGACAAATAAAGGTAATAGGGCAGGGGAGAACGGATACAGGCGTTCATGCTATTGGTCAAGTAGCAAGTTTTAAACTACCTGCTATTGCGTTAAAAAACATGAAGATTTCACAAATTAAGGATGCTTTGAATAGTGTTCTGCCTCAAGATATTGCTGTAACGAACGTAGAATCTGTTTCTTTGGACTTCCACCCAAGATTTGATGCTAAGGATAGGATATATCGCTATATTGTGTATAATGATGGAAATAAACAGGTTCTTGGTCAAAGTTTTTTCTATAGTTACCAGTATAAGTTAGATTTATCCAAAATGCGCAAAGGAGCGAAATATCTGGTTGGAGAACATGATTTCAGTTCATTTCAATGTAAAAAAACAGATAATGAAAATCCTGTGCGCACAATAAAAAAACTTACTATTGCCAGAAGAGATTTTGTTGCATCAAATTTCCTGAAATTGAAGAATAAAGCGGTTGTTTTTGAGGTTACAGCGAATGCATTTTTATATAACATGGTTAGAATTATTGTGGGAACATTGCTTGATATAGGAAGGTGTCGTATTGAACCCCAAAATATTAAAAAGATTCTTGCAGGGAGAGATAGAAACCTTGCGGGAGAAACAGTTCCTGCCTGTGGACTGTGTCTTATCGCTGTGCATTATTAA
- a CDS encoding ABC transporter ATP-binding protein — translation MNNLLRILQFVKPYKKKVILTIGITIIITLFNLLIPLIVRYIVDEVIQKQEWSVFSAPIPWPILLILVLSILTAILSFPNNFIIIYLSKKIIFDIRLSMYKHIQKLSLRFYQENPTGKIMSKVMGDTQIVSNVFTHDTIQMIVDVASVIFALGIMIHLNWKLTLVLVGFLSLYVLNYRYFLPKVRSKQSFLRFRMDQVSSSLVEVLSEQKTVKSFAQERRETSIFAHRLRNALDIGLQGVGYSATFSFFSSLVNGLGNSTLYCLGCYFVIKGGMTYGDVLALSAYAAMVFMPALRFSEISNTMAITTISLRRIFGILNTPVEIKDVPEAVAVKKFQGEVRFKNVSFEYEEEDPVIKNINLTIHAGKTIALVGETGCGKTTLASLLLRFYDVKSGSITIDGMDIRKIRLNCLHKRIGAVLQNSFIFNATVRENISYGRKGISDKEMKEAAHIAEIANFVESLPEGYETIVGVDGIKFSAGEKQRLAIARAIVTNPDILIMDEATSNLDTESEKLIQRALEAVMATRTSLVIAHRLSTIVNADLIVVMNKGRIVESGSHKELIMRKESIYHKLYKQQKTIVQAESKVLW, via the coding sequence ATGAATAACCTTCTAAGAATTCTCCAGTTCGTCAAGCCTTATAAAAAAAAAGTTATCCTTACTATTGGCATAACTATTATTATAACCCTGTTTAATCTGCTTATCCCTCTAATTGTCAGATATATAGTAGACGAAGTAATTCAGAAGCAGGAGTGGAGCGTCTTTAGCGCCCCTATTCCCTGGCCCATTCTTCTTATTTTAGTTCTCTCCATTTTAACAGCCATTCTTTCCTTCCCTAATAATTTCATCATTATTTATCTCAGCAAGAAGATTATTTTTGACATAAGACTGTCCATGTACAAGCATATCCAGAAACTTTCTCTCCGCTTTTATCAGGAGAATCCTACGGGCAAAATTATGTCTAAGGTTATGGGAGACACCCAGATAGTCAGCAATGTTTTTACCCATGATACTATTCAGATGATTGTAGATGTAGCCTCGGTCATCTTTGCCCTGGGAATAATGATTCATCTTAACTGGAAATTAACACTTGTCCTTGTAGGATTTCTTTCATTATACGTTCTTAATTATCGCTACTTTCTACCCAAGGTAAGAAGCAAACAATCGTTTCTCAGGTTCAGAATGGATCAGGTATCCAGCAGCTTGGTTGAAGTACTCAGCGAACAGAAGACGGTAAAATCCTTTGCCCAGGAAAGAAGAGAGACCAGTATTTTTGCGCATCGCTTGCGTAACGCTCTGGATATTGGCTTGCAGGGAGTAGGTTACAGTGCAACTTTCTCTTTCTTCTCCAGTTTAGTGAACGGACTGGGAAACTCCACTCTTTACTGTCTTGGATGTTACTTTGTAATCAAGGGAGGGATGACTTACGGAGATGTTCTTGCGCTATCTGCTTATGCAGCAATGGTTTTTATGCCTGCTCTCAGATTTTCAGAAATTTCCAATACTATGGCAATAACTACAATATCCCTGCGCCGCATCTTTGGAATTCTGAATACACCTGTTGAGATTAAGGATGTTCCGGAGGCTGTTGCAGTCAAAAAATTCCAGGGAGAAGTGCGATTTAAGAATGTCTCCTTTGAATACGAAGAAGAGGATCCAGTGATCAAGAATATTAACCTCACTATCCATGCGGGTAAGACAATAGCTCTGGTAGGTGAAACCGGATGTGGCAAAACAACTCTAGCGTCACTGCTTCTTCGTTTCTATGATGTGAAATCAGGTAGCATCACTATTGATGGTATGGATATCAGAAAGATTCGTCTGAACTGCCTGCATAAAAGAATAGGGGCAGTGCTTCAGAATTCCTTTATATTCAATGCCACAGTGCGAGAAAATATTTCCTATGGGAGAAAAGGTATCTCAGACAAAGAAATGAAAGAGGCCGCACATATCGCGGAAATTGCCAATTTTGTAGAGAGTCTCCCTGAAGGGTATGAAACTATTGTCGGTGTAGACGGGATAAAATTCTCTGCCGGGGAAAAACAACGATTAGCCATTGCCCGGGCCATCGTGACTAACCCTGATATTCTCATTATGGATGAAGCTACATCCAATCTTGATACTGAGTCAGAAAAGCTTATTCAACGTGCTCTTGAGGCAGTTATGGCTACGCGTACTTCTCTGGTAATAGCTCATCGGCTCTCCACCATTGTTAATGCCGACCTTATTGTTGTTATGAATAAGGGAAGGATAGTGGAGAGTGGTTCTCATAAGGAACTGATAATGAGAAAAGAAAGTATTTATCACAAACTCTATAAACAACAGAAGACAATTGTCCAAGCTGAGAGTAAGGTTCTATGGTAG
- a CDS encoding ABC transporter ATP-binding protein produces the protein MNTLNRLFQKYVFPHKWKLAIVILISLFTSLVTYLFGFMAKIMVDIVIPQKNIVLLFSLLGGYSLIHLFACSASSFNRYQIAALGQRIVFSLRCDLHQKLQSLAMRYFDQHKVGKLVARVMDDADVVENIATTTLVTAITSVAALVVAVVILLSLDYKLAIIALIALPLAAISFAAMGKRLKTIGSDIRARNAELYAQLSEVLTGAEVVKSFSQEKKEIRNFFQRSKHLIRLFVRRAIISTGLGTTSAIISAGCTGVILWLGVLKVKAGWSLGSMLWFYSTTALLFGPVNNLTSILINSQYLMVVMKRIFGLLDEKVEIHDAKQAIFLEKIKGQVTFSHVSLKYREGKNIDLSDISFEIPAGSRVSLIGPSGAGKTSLVSLLFRLYDSTTGYIFIDGHNIKDVKLTSLRSNIAMVPQEASIFSGTVTDNIRYGRIQASANEITNAAKMAEIHDFIMSLHEKYETEIGERGMSLSGGQKQRLCIARALLSNPGILILDDSSSALDAETEARIQKTLDNVMKRRTCFIITHRLRTAMQADIIIVMRKGRIVETGSHSELIKLGGFYQRIYQKQNP, from the coding sequence ATGAATACATTAAATAGACTTTTTCAGAAATATGTTTTTCCTCATAAATGGAAACTGGCTATTGTGATCCTCATCTCACTTTTTACATCTTTAGTCACTTATCTTTTTGGCTTCATGGCAAAAATCATGGTGGATATAGTAATTCCTCAAAAAAACATTGTTTTACTTTTTAGTCTTTTGGGGGGTTATAGTCTGATTCATCTTTTTGCTTGTTCCGCCAGTAGTTTTAACCGCTACCAGATCGCGGCTCTGGGTCAAAGAATTGTTTTCTCCCTGAGATGTGATTTGCATCAGAAACTTCAAAGTTTAGCCATGCGCTACTTTGACCAGCACAAAGTTGGAAAGTTAGTAGCCCGGGTAATGGATGATGCCGATGTGGTAGAGAATATAGCTACTACAACTCTGGTTACTGCTATTACCAGTGTGGCTGCTTTGGTGGTGGCTGTTGTCATTTTACTGAGTCTTGATTATAAATTGGCAATTATCGCTCTAATAGCTCTTCCCCTTGCAGCTATTTCCTTTGCCGCAATGGGCAAACGTCTGAAGACAATAGGCAGTGATATACGAGCCCGCAATGCAGAATTGTATGCACAGCTTTCAGAGGTACTCACTGGAGCTGAAGTGGTAAAGAGTTTTTCTCAGGAAAAAAAAGAAATAAGAAATTTCTTCCAACGCTCAAAACATCTCATTCGACTCTTTGTCAGGAGAGCCATTATCTCCACAGGATTAGGTACCACCAGCGCAATTATCTCTGCTGGTTGCACAGGAGTTATTCTATGGCTTGGCGTGCTTAAAGTAAAAGCCGGCTGGTCACTCGGTTCAATGCTCTGGTTCTATTCGACTACAGCTCTTCTTTTTGGTCCGGTAAACAACCTTACCTCAATACTTATTAACAGCCAATATTTGATGGTGGTGATGAAAAGAATTTTTGGGCTACTGGATGAAAAGGTGGAGATTCATGACGCTAAACAAGCTATATTCTTAGAAAAAATAAAAGGACAGGTCACATTTAGTCACGTGTCTCTAAAATACAGGGAAGGTAAAAACATAGATCTTTCTGACATCAGTTTTGAAATCCCTGCAGGGAGCAGAGTAAGTCTTATTGGGCCCAGTGGTGCGGGCAAGACTTCTTTAGTCAGTCTGTTATTTCGTCTTTACGATTCTACTACAGGATATATCTTTATAGATGGGCATAATATCAAAGATGTAAAGCTAACATCCTTGAGATCCAACATTGCTATGGTTCCCCAGGAAGCATCCATATTTTCGGGCACTGTTACTGATAATATAAGATATGGCCGCATACAAGCCAGCGCTAATGAAATAACTAATGCGGCAAAAATGGCTGAGATACACGATTTTATTATGTCTCTCCACGAAAAATATGAGACTGAAATCGGAGAAAGAGGCATGAGCCTTTCTGGAGGACAGAAACAAAGACTCTGTATAGCTCGGGCTCTGCTTTCAAATCCTGGAATACTTATTCTGGATGACAGCAGCTCTGCCCTTGATGCTGAGACTGAAGCACGTATCCAGAAAACCCTGGATAATGTTATGAAAAGAAGAACCTGTTTTATTATTACTCATCGGCTACGCACCGCCATGCAAGCAGATATTATCATTGTCATGCGCAAAGGGAGAATTGTGGAAACGGGTTCTCATAGTGAATTAATAAAGCTGGGTGGATTTTACCAGCGGATTTATCAGAAACAGAACCCCTAA
- a CDS encoding DUF4404 family protein, with the protein MIKRTLSDIEVRIQKANSIKEENKSELLNLLSTLKSEIEELSKTQADHAKSITGFTDMSTHEATRENRNSELLELSIKGLSSSVKGFETSHPKLAEIVNSICLTLSNLGI; encoded by the coding sequence ATGATTAAACGAACTCTTTCAGATATTGAAGTCAGGATTCAGAAAGCCAATTCCATCAAAGAAGAAAACAAATCCGAACTGCTTAACCTGCTTTCAACTCTAAAATCCGAAATTGAGGAGCTTTCCAAGACTCAGGCTGACCACGCGAAAAGCATTACAGGTTTTACTGATATGTCAACTCACGAGGCAACACGGGAAAACAGGAATTCAGAACTCCTAGAACTCTCTATAAAGGGGTTATCTTCATCGGTTAAGGGATTTGAAACATCGCATCCAAAACTGGCAGAGATTGTAAATTCTATATGTCTCACGCTGTCAAATCTCGGCATATAA
- a CDS encoding aspartate-semialdehyde dehydrogenase, whose product MVRKKGKYNLAVVGVGTVGIEMLKVLHQRKFPIDKLTVLARSKRDITVDSNTYSVKAISEELFDGMDIALFAGTEGEKGAAVTFGKIAASKGVVVIDNGADFRMDPDVPLIIPEVNPEDIEWHKNIIANPNCSTIQMVVALAPIHKLTKIRRIIVSTYQSVSGTGREAIGELKKQVQDYTDGKEITDLKAYPYQIAFNAIPHIGSFGELGYTTEEWKMVKETHKILHDDTIEITATTVRVPVFYAHSESIYIETEREVSIEEITSVLKDAQGISVVDDINADPPQYPMPIFAEGKDDTYVGRIRKDPFKKNGINMWVVSDNIRKGAALNAVQIAEELIR is encoded by the coding sequence ATTGTGAGAAAAAAAGGAAAATACAATTTAGCTGTTGTCGGGGTTGGCACAGTTGGTATAGAAATGCTCAAGGTGTTGCATCAGCGTAAGTTTCCTATTGATAAACTTACGGTTCTTGCGCGAAGCAAAAGAGATATTACTGTAGACAGCAACACATATAGTGTTAAAGCAATATCCGAAGAATTGTTTGATGGAATGGATATAGCGCTGTTTGCCGGCACAGAGGGGGAAAAAGGAGCTGCTGTAACGTTTGGAAAAATCGCAGCCAGTAAAGGAGTTGTTGTAATTGACAATGGAGCGGATTTTCGAATGGATCCTGATGTGCCGCTTATTATTCCAGAAGTTAATCCTGAAGACATAGAATGGCACAAGAATATTATTGCCAATCCGAATTGTTCCACCATTCAAATGGTGGTCGCACTAGCGCCAATACATAAATTGACAAAGATAAGAAGAATTATTGTCTCTACATATCAATCAGTTTCAGGGACAGGAAGAGAGGCAATAGGGGAGTTGAAAAAACAAGTTCAGGATTACACTGATGGCAAGGAAATAACAGATTTGAAGGCTTATCCTTATCAAATAGCATTTAATGCAATTCCACATATAGGCTCTTTTGGAGAATTGGGATATACAACAGAAGAATGGAAAATGGTTAAAGAAACACATAAGATTTTACATGATGATACAATAGAGATTACTGCGACTACAGTACGAGTTCCTGTTTTTTATGCTCATTCAGAATCCATATATATTGAGACAGAAAGAGAAGTTTCTATTGAAGAAATTACCAGTGTCTTGAAGGATGCTCAAGGGATATCTGTTGTTGATGATATAAACGCCGATCCGCCACAATACCCAATGCCTATTTTTGCAGAAGGCAAAGATGATACGTATGTAGGCAGAATTCGCAAGGATCCTTTTAAGAAAAATGGAATCAATATGTGGGTAGTTTCGGACAATATTCGCAAAGGAGCGGCTCTTAATGCAGTTCAGATTGCAGAGGAATTGATTAGGTAG
- a CDS encoding 3-isopropylmalate dehydrogenase, with amino-acid sequence MYKIGVIGGDGTGPEVIKEGLKVLNAVSGKHDIKFEFTYYDFGGERYIKTGEVLPDSAIEEFRKLDAIYLGAVGHPDVKPGILEKGLLLKLRFALDQYINLRPVKLYPGVDTPLKDKGPADIDFTVVRENTEGLYVGAGGNLKKGTADEVAIQESINTRKGVERCIRYAFEYCRKRNKRNKLTLCGKTNVLTFAFDLWERAFNDVAKEYSDIKTDYAHVDATCMWMIKNPEWFDVIVTDNMFGDIITDLGAMIQGGMGIAAGGNINPDEGGTSMFEPIGGSAPKYTGKNVINPMAAICAGGMMLEHLGESKASDDIEKAVIKVVQNDMKSLSAGKMGYTTSEIGDMVAKEVM; translated from the coding sequence ATGTATAAAATAGGTGTAATAGGTGGAGACGGGACAGGTCCTGAAGTTATAAAAGAAGGACTAAAAGTTCTTAATGCAGTTTCAGGTAAGCATGATATAAAATTTGAGTTTACATATTACGATTTCGGAGGGGAGCGGTATATAAAAACAGGCGAAGTCCTGCCTGATTCTGCTATAGAAGAATTTAGGAAGCTGGATGCTATATATCTTGGCGCAGTGGGTCATCCTGATGTAAAACCCGGAATTCTGGAAAAAGGACTGCTTCTCAAGCTCAGGTTTGCTCTGGATCAGTATATAAATCTAAGACCTGTTAAGCTTTATCCTGGAGTAGACACTCCTTTAAAGGATAAAGGTCCTGCGGATATTGATTTTACTGTGGTGCGAGAGAATACAGAAGGGCTTTATGTTGGCGCTGGCGGGAATTTAAAGAAGGGGACTGCTGACGAAGTTGCTATCCAGGAATCAATAAATACCCGTAAGGGAGTGGAAAGATGTATCAGGTATGCTTTTGAATATTGCAGAAAGAGAAATAAAAGAAACAAGCTGACTTTATGCGGCAAGACTAATGTTTTAACCTTTGCATTTGATCTCTGGGAAAGAGCATTTAATGATGTTGCTAAGGAATATTCTGACATAAAAACAGATTATGCTCATGTTGATGCTACCTGTATGTGGATGATAAAGAACCCCGAGTGGTTTGATGTTATTGTAACAGATAACATGTTTGGGGATATAATAACTGATCTTGGGGCAATGATACAGGGAGGTATGGGTATTGCAGCAGGCGGAAACATTAATCCTGACGAAGGGGGAACATCCATGTTTGAGCCTATAGGAGGTTCAGCTCCAAAATATACAGGCAAAAACGTGATAAATCCAATGGCTGCTATATGCGCAGGGGGTATGATGCTTGAACATCTCGGAGAAAGCAAAGCATCAGATGATATTGAGAAGGCTGTAATAAAGGTTGTTCAAAATGATATGAAAAGTCTTTCCGCAGGGAAAATGGGGTATACAACCTCAGAAATAGGGGATATGGTAGCGAAGGAAGTGATGTGA
- a CDS encoding uroporphyrinogen decarboxylase family protein, producing the protein MENSKKVPLKAPKPNIETFCKTIKREIIPPQPPLVELFVDGALMKYLMEQKARVKWVDVVSGDRDSKRGNIKSIIGFWYRFGYDYVRLSGGLDFPGKNRITSDTSSLSRGQRSWTEEGKGVITSWDEFEKYPWPSLDNVDLWRYEFASQNLPEGMGLFVCPSSGILEVPLNTLLGYETLAYGIYDQPDLIEAVFQKTGELIYGFYKKMIGLPNLCGFFQGDDMGFKTSTLMPPDFLRKHVLPWHEKIASLAHENNLLYFLHACGNLEDIMEDLIDDVSIDAKHSFEDTIMPVTEFHRKYGNRITVLGGIDVDVLCRFPKDKLRAYIRNVLKECVPKGGYALGSGNSVANYIPPENYLIMVEEGLNFKF; encoded by the coding sequence ATGGAGAATAGCAAAAAGGTACCATTAAAAGCCCCAAAGCCAAACATTGAGACTTTTTGTAAGACTATAAAAAGAGAGATAATTCCTCCTCAGCCACCTTTGGTTGAACTGTTTGTAGATGGAGCATTAATGAAATATCTTATGGAACAAAAAGCAAGAGTGAAATGGGTTGATGTTGTTTCTGGCGATAGGGATTCAAAAAGAGGAAACATTAAATCAATAATTGGGTTCTGGTATCGTTTTGGATATGATTATGTTCGCTTGTCAGGAGGATTAGATTTCCCAGGGAAAAACCGTATAACAAGTGATACTAGTTCTCTTTCTAGAGGGCAAAGGAGTTGGACAGAGGAAGGAAAAGGAGTTATTACGAGTTGGGACGAATTCGAGAAATATCCCTGGCCGTCTTTGGATAATGTAGACTTATGGAGATATGAATTTGCTAGTCAAAATCTGCCAGAGGGAATGGGATTGTTTGTCTGTCCAAGTAGTGGGATACTGGAAGTCCCTTTGAATACGCTACTTGGATATGAAACTCTAGCCTATGGGATATACGACCAACCAGATCTTATTGAGGCTGTTTTTCAAAAGACAGGAGAATTGATTTATGGATTTTATAAAAAAATGATTGGATTACCCAATCTCTGTGGCTTTTTTCAAGGAGATGATATGGGTTTTAAAACTTCGACTCTTATGCCGCCAGATTTCTTAAGAAAGCACGTACTTCCATGGCATGAAAAAATTGCTTCACTTGCACATGAGAATAATCTCTTATATTTCTTGCATGCCTGTGGTAATCTAGAAGATATTATGGAGGATTTAATCGACGATGTAAGCATAGATGCTAAACACTCTTTTGAAGACACAATTATGCCGGTAACAGAATTTCATAGAAAATATGGAAATAGAATTACAGTACTGGGAGGTATTGATGTCGATGTTTTGTGTCGTTTTCCTAAAGATAAATTAAGAGCATATATCCGAAATGTTTTAAAAGAATGTGTTCCAAAAGGAGGCTATGCACTTGGTTCTGGCAATTCAGTGGCAAATTATATTCCACCGGAAAATTATTTAATTATGGTAGAAGAAGGGTTGAATTTCAAATTTTAA